A genomic segment from Streptomyces sp. NBC_01233 encodes:
- the amaP gene encoding alkaline shock response membrane anchor protein AmaP: MLGTVNRILLAVSGAALLAAGAVLLTGSRPLHGRHAPLLTAEARRRYWHADGWWPWAVLAGLAVVVLLALWWLLSQLRRPRLPAVVVDTGDGAFALLRGRALEEAVAAEAGALDGVAGCRVVLRGRRGSPALRVALELEPHAVPADTLAAVAGPVLTHARASAGLADLPTEARLKVTSHRAQRVT; the protein is encoded by the coding sequence ATGCTCGGGACGGTGAACCGGATCCTGCTGGCGGTGTCCGGAGCGGCCCTGCTGGCGGCCGGGGCCGTGCTGCTGACGGGCTCGCGGCCGCTGCACGGGCGGCACGCGCCGCTGCTGACGGCCGAGGCGAGGCGCCGGTACTGGCACGCCGACGGCTGGTGGCCGTGGGCGGTGCTCGCCGGACTCGCGGTGGTCGTGCTGCTGGCACTGTGGTGGCTGCTGTCCCAGCTGCGGCGCCCGCGACTGCCCGCGGTGGTCGTGGACACCGGGGACGGGGCCTTCGCCCTGCTGCGCGGGCGCGCCCTGGAGGAGGCGGTGGCCGCGGAGGCCGGCGCGCTCGACGGGGTCGCCGGCTGCCGGGTGGTGCTGCGCGGGCGGCGCGGGTCGCCCGCACTGCGGGTCGCGCTGGAACTGGAACCCCACGCGGTCCCCGCCGACACGCTCGCCGCCGTGGCGGGCCCGGTGCTCACCCACGCCCGCGCCTCGGCGGGCCTCGCCGATCTCCCGACGGAGGCCCGCCTCAAGGTGACGTCGCACCGGGCGCAGCGGGTCACTTAG
- a CDS encoding DUF6286 domain-containing protein, which produces MRADVRARGGHRRRAPALPPHPDRRRAGPAAAVTAPGSGRAHRFRSTRRVPAALTALAVLGVAGLFLYDLAAVRAGRPAMSWRRDLAHWLETRTPADLSVQVTGGALAVAGAVLLLLALTPGLRRILTMRTPGQGAAVRAGLGRKDAAQVLRDRAMEVSGVRSVRVKVGRSHIGVRATSHFRELDDVRADLDAVLAVGVEELGLAHPPQPRVRVRR; this is translated from the coding sequence GTGCGCGCAGATGTCCGTGCCCGAGGTGGACATCGACGTCGAGCACCTGCACTCCCCCCACACCCGGACCGCCGCCGGGCGGGACCGGCGGCTGCGGTGACGGCCCCCGGGTCCGGCCGAGCCCACCGGTTCCGCTCCACCCGGCGGGTGCCCGCCGCGCTCACCGCCCTGGCCGTGCTGGGGGTGGCGGGGCTGTTCCTGTACGACCTGGCCGCCGTACGGGCCGGCCGGCCCGCCATGAGCTGGCGCCGCGACCTCGCCCACTGGCTGGAAACACGGACCCCGGCCGACCTGTCGGTGCAGGTGACCGGCGGGGCCCTGGCCGTGGCCGGGGCGGTCCTCCTGCTGCTGGCGCTCACCCCCGGGCTCCGCCGGATCCTGACCATGCGGACGCCCGGCCAGGGCGCCGCGGTACGGGCCGGTCTCGGCCGCAAGGACGCCGCGCAGGTCCTGCGGGACCGGGCCATGGAGGTGTCCGGGGTGCGCTCGGTCCGGGTCAAGGTGGGCCGGTCCCACATCGGGGTGCGGGCCACCTCGCACTTCCGCGAGCTGGACGACGTACGGGCCGACCTGGACGCCGTACTCGCCGTCGGCGTCGAGGAACTGGGCCTCGCGCACCCGCCGCAGCCGCGCGTACGGGTCAGGAGGTGA
- a CDS encoding Asp23/Gls24 family envelope stress response protein → MTESASGRGGSAKEPGDRGRTSISDGVVEKIAGLAAREVVGVHAMGSGTALSRTFGAVRDRVPGGQKASVSRGVKAEVGEVQTALDLEIVVDYGVSIRDVARAVRENVISAVERMTGLEVVEVNIAVSDVKLPDEPDEEPEPRLQ, encoded by the coding sequence ATGACCGAATCCGCATCAGGCCGCGGTGGCTCCGCCAAGGAACCCGGCGACCGGGGACGCACGAGCATCTCCGACGGCGTGGTCGAGAAGATCGCCGGGCTGGCCGCCCGCGAGGTGGTCGGCGTACACGCCATGGGCAGCGGCACCGCCCTCTCCCGTACCTTCGGCGCCGTCCGCGACCGCGTGCCCGGCGGCCAGAAGGCCTCCGTCAGCCGCGGGGTCAAGGCGGAGGTCGGCGAAGTCCAGACCGCCCTCGACCTGGAGATCGTCGTCGACTACGGCGTGTCGATCCGCGACGTGGCACGGGCGGTCCGTGAGAACGTCATCTCGGCGGTCGAGCGGATGACCGGCCTGGAGGTCGTCGAGGTCAACATCGCCGTCAGCGACGTCAAGCTGCCCGACGAGCCCGACGAGGAGCCGGAGCCCCGTCTCCAGTAG
- a CDS encoding enoyl-CoA hydratase/isomerase family protein gives MALLDKDGVRLTVDDTVATVTLTNPAKRNAQSPALWRALAEAGRSLPGTVRVVVLRGEGQSFSAGLDRQAFTPEGFEGEPSFLDLARGSDELLDSTIAEYQEAFTWWRRNDIISVAAVQGHAIGAGFQLALACDLRVVADDVQFAMRETSLGLVPDLAGTQPLTSLVGYARALEICATGRFVHAEEAERVGLANLVVPADELDAAVQDLTTALLAPPRDAVIETKALLRAAHSRPYDDQRAAERAAQARRLRDLAGLSD, from the coding sequence ATGGCTCTGCTCGACAAGGACGGCGTACGACTCACCGTCGACGACACGGTCGCCACGGTGACACTGACCAATCCGGCCAAGCGAAATGCCCAATCCCCCGCGCTCTGGCGGGCTTTGGCCGAGGCCGGGAGGTCGTTGCCGGGCACCGTCCGGGTCGTTGTGCTGCGCGGTGAGGGCCAGTCCTTCTCCGCCGGGCTCGACCGGCAGGCGTTCACCCCCGAAGGTTTCGAGGGCGAGCCGTCCTTCCTCGATCTGGCGCGTGGATCGGACGAACTGCTCGACTCCACGATCGCCGAGTACCAGGAGGCATTCACCTGGTGGAGGCGTAACGACATCATCTCCGTCGCCGCCGTGCAGGGGCACGCGATCGGCGCCGGCTTCCAGCTCGCGCTCGCGTGCGATCTGCGCGTGGTCGCGGACGACGTGCAGTTCGCCATGCGCGAGACCAGCCTGGGCCTGGTCCCCGACCTGGCCGGAACCCAGCCCCTGACCTCGCTGGTCGGCTACGCCCGCGCGCTGGAGATCTGCGCGACGGGTCGCTTCGTGCATGCCGAGGAAGCGGAGCGGGTCGGCCTCGCCAACCTGGTCGTCCCGGCCGACGAGCTCGACGCCGCCGTCCAGGACCTCACCACCGCGCTGCTGGCTCCGCCGCGCGACGCCGTGATCGAGACCAAGGCGCTCCTGCGCGCCGCGCACTCCCGCCCGTACGACGACCAGCGCGCCGCCGAGCGCGCCGCCCAGGCCCGCCGCCTGCGGGACCTGGCGGGGCTCTCCGACTAG
- a CDS encoding helix-turn-helix domain-containing protein, giving the protein MAETLKKGSRVTGAARDKLAADLKKKYDSGASIRALAEETGRSYGFVHRMLSESGVSLRGRGGATRGKKAATA; this is encoded by the coding sequence GTGGCCGAGACTCTGAAGAAGGGCAGCCGGGTAACCGGCGCCGCGCGCGACAAGCTCGCGGCAGACCTGAAGAAGAAGTACGACTCCGGTGCGAGTATCCGGGCGCTGGCCGAAGAGACCGGTCGGTCCTACGGATTCGTCCACCGGATGCTCAGTGAGTCCGGGGTTTCGCTGCGCGGTCGCGGTGGCGCGACGCGGGGCAAGAAGGCGGCTACGGCCTGA